From a single Ornithodoros turicata isolate Travis chromosome 8, ASM3712646v1, whole genome shotgun sequence genomic region:
- the LOC135367493 gene encoding uncharacterized protein LOC135367493 → MRYLLLLLLPVATVLASFDTYVGRSPRPYLDHQWKVYKQYFHKKYPRKRDDLLRRLAWEKSVEIMCEHNLEYDIGNASYELTINRYSDATESELRQIHQANLGRRKPQARWLVTEEDTPYNVPGILVTRPPTKYLDRQWKLYKKLYGKTYPPNEDRLRRKLWERTVEIVCRHNLDYYVGTAKNLMSLTDYADLLLQNFWDANDKD, encoded by the exons ATGAGGTACCTCCTTCTGCTACTTCTCCCTGTGGCGACAGTGCTAG CCTCTTTCGACACTTATGTCGGACGATCTCCTAGACCCTACCTCGATCACCAGTGGAAAGTATACAAACAATATTTTCACAAGAAATATCCACGCAAGCGGGATGACCTCTTACGAAGACTCGCGTGGGAGAAATCAGTGGAGATAATGTGCGAGCACAACCTGGAATATGACATCGGAAACGCTAGCTACGAACTGACCATCAATAGGTACTCCGATGCT ACGGAATCAGAACTGCGTCAGATTCACCAAGCGAATCTAGGGCGTCGGAAGCCACAAGCCAGGTGGTTGGTCACTGAAGAGGATACGCCATACAACG TTCCTGGAATTCTCGTCACGAGGCCGCCAACGAAATACCTTGACCGTCAGTGGAAGCTCTATAAGAAACTCTACGGCAAAACTTACCCGCCGAATGAGGATCGCTTGAGGAGGAAACTCTGGGAGAGGACCGTGGAGATAGTGTGCAGGCACAACCTCGACTACTACGTCGGGACTGCGAAAAACCTGATGTCGCTTACTGACTATGCGGATCTG CTACTGCAAAATTTTTGGGACGCGAATGACAAGGACTGA